The sequence gatcaaccgtgtcagtttatccggaaatctgtgttcgtgcattagctgacatagctggtctcgatcgattgtatcattgtatttgaagttgatgaatagatgatgtgtgggcacgttgtattcgcgacatatctgcagtacttggcgaatggcgaacacctggtccgtggtggagcgttcgttcgcccataaaacccgcctggtgcTGCCCcatgaactcccttgcaattggtgctagtcgatggcataaaatttgggagagtaccttgtaggcggcgttcagcaatgtgattgcgcggtagttgctacaatccagcttatcgccctttttgtaggcacgacaccttccatccactcctgcggcaaaacttcctcctcccaaatcttgggaGGAGCAGTGCagcactctagccagtgcctcaccacctgaatagctctcctggtagttggtcaaccccagggactttgttgttcttcagccggccaatctcctcctggatttcctggagatccggagccggtaaaattatgtcctgcgcgcgttctcccaggtccatcaccataccgccatcatcgcctgccacatcgccattcaggtgctcttcgtagtgctgccgccacctttggatcacctcacactcgttcgtaagaaggttcccgtttatgtccttacacatatcaggccgtggcacgtggcccttacgtgaacggttcaacttctcatagaactttcgtgtgttattagcgcggtacagttgctccgtctcttcacggtctcgatcttcctgctggcgctttttcctctggaaaatcgagttttgtctgttccgcgcctgtttatatcgtgcctcgttcgccctcgtgcggtgttgcagcaatctcgcccatgctgcattcttctcttctactaactgctcacattcgccgtcataccagtcgtttctctgatccgggggcaccgtgccaagtgcagcggttgcggtactaccaatggcggatcgaatgtctctccagccatcttcaagacacgctgcgcctagctgctctaccgttgaaagtgccacttccagctgctgcgcgtattcttgggctagtctaccgtcttggagccgcccaatgttatgccgcggcgtccgacttcgacacgtgttgtacaccgtcgagagttttgagcgtaggcatactgcaacgaggtagtggtcggattcaatattcgcactgcggtaagtgcggacgttcgtgatgtcggagaagaatttaccgtcgaatagaacgtggtcgattcggttttccgtttcttggttaggtgatctccatgtggccttgtggatatttttgcgggaaaagaaggtgcttcggactaccattccgcgggaggctgcaaagtttatgcatcgttggccgttgtcgtcgtcggttctcccttcgtgtgggcagtgcacgttgatgatgctatagttgaagaaacggcctttaatcctcagcttgtacatccttgcgttgattggctgccacccaatcacgcgttggtgcatcttacccagcactatgatgccggttcccagctcgttggtggtgccacagcttaggtagaaggtagccgctcgatgcccgcttttccacactttctgtcctgtccagaaaatctcctgcagcgccacgacgtcgaagttgcggggatgtaattcatcgtagatcatcctgtcgcaacctgcgaaacctagcgacttgcagtaatgattggttttccaggcggcttactGCACAAACcttctgtctcgtcggagggccgtcgtgtcagggctgtttagcgtcccacctaacaccaggacttgggcttgtgcgctttgagcggcacacggtcgctttggtggggcctacttgtggatgcatgcagctttttatagaggtttaacagggcccactgtcaaaccccactacatcctaggcaagccccacaactcgcagatggcctggggagggatcgtcaagcccttcaCGGTTACTGGCTagaacccattaatgggtaaaaaagtataCATTTTTTGATAGTACATGGATCTGTCAAAAAGCGGGTATTATTTTAAATGGataaatgagtaaaaaaatattcatgctgAGAATTTATTTGAACCGAGATTTGAAGTTCAAAAATGTGcgtttttttacccattaatgggtgaaaaaatagtTGAATAAAATATTCTTGATTTCTAGTCGGGTGAAATGTTTCGTTTGTTTTGGCCGAGGTTTTGGCAATTAAAACGTTTCGCAGGAGAAAAACGAGGTGGAAAattaaaatgatcgaaaacacgTAGCCGTAAGTAGATATCCTATATAAATGTAAATGCATATTTAACAATATTACCGAATTTTCTTAATTTGTTGTATGACTAGCGGATTCCCATATAAATTCTTACCATGCCAAACTGGATAAGGAACACCACTCTAAATGCAAGACGGCTGTCAGAACCGGGCcatcattccaatttccagggcGAGATCAGCGTTTATCGTTACTGTCAGCAGTGGATCGTGACTATCAGCATCCAAAGCACGGCCATGGCAGATGACGCGGTGGGATATGAATATTTTCTTTGTTTCATCATGAGAtatcttaaaataaatcgccgaattcggtaaaattttaccgaaatctcaacagcagaactgttcggtaaataatttaactgattttcggtgattttgacagttgagcaatggaaaaaattacaaaaaatctgtaaaataaattaccgaacagttctgctgttgagatttcggtaaaatttaccgaatacggtgaaatgagttaagtgtgtatattGCATAATTGTGCTTTGTGAATAAACATATTTTGCGATGTTCGTTATTTACTTAAAAATGCCTTTTAAACACAATCTGCAGCTGTGAATAAAGCTAATAAATCCATTGCTGAAAAATGGGTATTTATTTACCCATTTTGCGGTAAATCTGCTATTGTTTGGTGGGTAAAATAGTACCCATCTTCTGACATAAATATCgattacccattaatgggtaaaacaggtttactcattaaatgagtAGTGGCGGTTTTGGGGAAAATGGGTaccatagtacccattaatgggttttAGCCAGTAACCGTGTTgggcatagtccctgctgcccgcgatACAAATTATCTCCAAATTAAAGAACCTCGCGAAAAACTTCTGCACACCAGCCGTTCACTTTGCGAAATGATCGAGCTTAAGTATGGAAACTACAAGGCCACATCTTTTCATCCTCgattgcgccccacgctcgtcaAGTCGTTCTGCATCTGGTCAGTCtatcttgctcgctgcgctccacgcttCCTTGTACCTgccagatcggaagcgaacaccattttcgcaggattgctgtccggcatACTTGCAACATGTCGTGCCCATAGTACCCTTCTGACTTTAGCTACATTCGCCGTAAAGCTGGGACAGCTCGTGATTCacccttcgccgccacacatcgtcttcttgcacaTCGCCAAATATggccctaagcacccgtctctcgaatactccgagggcttgcaagtcctcctcgaacattgtccaagtttcatgtccgatttgtacatgacacatttggtgcggcggtgaatcttttttgaaagCAGTTTGTTCTGGAGCCCGTAAGAAGCCAgaattccacagatgatgcgccttcgtatttcacgactaacgttgttatcagccgttagcaaggatctgaAAGTATCATCGTCGAAAGTAGcatcgtctatcgtaacactggtTCCAAGGCGgcccctgtcgcgctcggtttcgcccacaagcatgtactttgtctgcgatgcattcaccaccagtccaacaacttcacgtttcaggcgggtgtattATAGTACTGTCGCCTTTGCAAatattcggccgacaatgtccatatcatctggaaaacaaataaattgactggatctaaatattgaaaatcgtaccccggctgttacactcggctctccgcatgataccttctagcgcaatgttgaacaacaggcgcgaaagtccatcaccttgtcttattcctcggcgcgattcgaacgaactggagtgttcgcccgaaatctacACACAGTTTTACACACcgtccaccgttgctttgatcagtctggttaGGCAAGCTGttatcgtccataattttccatagctctacgcggactatactatcgtatgccgctttgaaatcgatgaacagatggtgcgttgggacctgatatttttagaggatttgccgtacagtaaagatttgGTTCATTGTtaagcggccgtcaacgaagccggcttgataacttcccacgaactcgttcactattggtgacagacgacggaagttgatctgggatatcactttgtaggcggcattaaagaTCGCACGGTAGttttcacactccagcttggcgcctttcttgtagatggggcatatgacccccagagatgcattctgaacacgagaacgcgtgttagtgttcaaaacgttctaaacacagcacactgttcaagagcactgacctaacatAGCAACTgttatcctaggaaaacaagctcaagcgacggcatgctacacatttttcgtCTAGTAATGGAACATGGGCTGGGCATCTActggatagaaatcaagcatgctcgaatgtttttgcatagtttcaAATCTAGGGAACCTtcgttaccatgatcgtttttgCCATACCCAGTgtacactgaactgtgttcagagttcaaaactgtttttccttatttctttattaGCTGTTTTTTTATCTTAAAATTAAGTGAAACATACCGTCGTCCCTAaacttccgggactcgcatcgttgtaaaaagtacaacacattcGAAAACAGCACGCGTATCGTTTACAACAGCGGCGGAACTGCAAGCTTACCTCGTACGACTTCCATCGTCAGTTATGTATGTGGACGACTTTCCAATGCTGTGATCAAAGCAGTAAACGGATCCGGCAAACTGCTGAGCACAATATTCATCTACAAATCCTTGTCGAGCTCTGGACAATGAATGCGAGTTCGTCGACCAGATGTTCTATCTTATTAACATAGGCTCCAATGTCTTCACCGTCACCATACCTACTCCATATGCATCACCTTTCGGTGGATAGCAGTTTTGCTGGTATCTGCTTCACGCGGGTCTCGTCTTTATTGTCAAACTTGAAATCAGAATATACTTGTCAAAACATTTTTGCGTTTAAATCAGACTTGATGCGTTCAATTGCATACCCTGATGAAAGTACACGAGTACAAGGAAAGATGTCTGCAAGCTGTCATTGGCAGACAAGTTAGGGAACGTCTTTATCAATCTGATAGTCTGATATCACGATACACTGCTCCTGTTGCTACTCGAAGAGAGCGTATCAACCTTAAGATAAATAAAATAAGGGACCTTTCGGCATTATTCAAATATCACCAATTGCTTTTGTTGTATCAACTACAACTAATTTCATCTATACAAACATCTTTAACGAAAATCACGAACTACTCTCTTCCTTCCAGATTTTACGACTCATGGCTCTTCTTTCTCTATCCTTTTCTCGATCAGCCTGTAGTTCTTCAGGTGTTCGCTTAGCTCGCCACATGGCCGTCCTCAATCGATTTTCCAACCTAGTTCAAAAAATAACTACGTTAAATACGTACGAGCAAAAATTAAGTGAATTTAGTTGTttacaccccccccccctccaatGCGGCCCTGAGGGCAGGCTTTGGCAGACACCCAACTAACATTGATTGCAAATGTAAACGATATTTTAACTGGTTTACACAGCTTCAAACTGAATATGTATGCTCAATCTCTACCGAACAATTAAATTTAGTAATACAGTTCGTTTCAATGCCGACTTTTTAAATTGGCGGATAAGaaaagttttatacagccactaaATTAAAGATACATAATTAAATAACAATATGAAGGGGAGAAtgaatattcaaatttattaaAACTGTTAAAAATTAAATCTTATTGTTATTGTTGCCGTTCGTTGCGTTCGAGGGTTCATTGTTTTATAATGTGGTAGTTCCTTGGCCACTGAAGGCAAACGTGGcacaaaattttaaacaaaattagTGCCCAGAATAGATATCCACCAGTTGACACTAAACGGAACATACATTCCAGGAAGTGAATGTTTTTTAACTAACAAATTGAGGATATCGCAAAATAATACGCGCATAGAAAAGGAATTGATAAATTTTCGTGTACATTAAAAGGGCAAAGCATTTGACGTGTTGTAGGAATGGTCCCTATATAATATATATGGTCCCACTTCGGCTGaacgaaatttattttcaattaaacttATAGATCTAGCTAGCACGTAATTCCCCATACATACCTTTCTCGTTCCAAGCCTTGGGCACTATTTCGTTTGGCTTCACGCCTCTGTGCGGTTCTAAGTCTATTTTTCTCCCGTTCAGCCATAATTTGTTCCGGTGTCCGACTGGCACGCCAAGCGCTCGTCCGCGCAcgatttttttccttcatttcTTGATATCTCTCGCTTGTACGCGCGCgtttttccttcattttttGGTATCTCTCGATCCGACTTTTTTTCTGGGCTGGGGCTTCTCGCTCGGTTTTCAGCGGAGTTAGCAACGAATCGTCATCTGTGCTATAATTCTCAGATTCCGATTGCTCTTCGGCTGGTTCCTCTTTGATTTCATGTTTGAGCGTCGTAAAATATTGACTATTTGTGTTTGTCGGCTTGTCCGACTCAGAGCTTGAAGGTGGATCCTTATTATCTGCCGTAGTGCTGGCAACAGCTTGAATATCCACAGGGATATTGGAACTGTCCGACTTCATTGTGGCTAAAAAGAATTCCATGGATTCCCTGCACATCATAAGGAATTCGTAAGATGTTTCCAGTAGCCTCAAGCATCTCAAACATAAACTGCTAGGAAAATTGTCCTCGGTAGTAAcctataaaataaattaattgtaCAGCATTTGTGAgagaatttgaatttttattcataatttgtaatttgtttattttattggacaCGTATCCTATCGTGTATTTATGTGAACATCCTCTTTCTGTATCTAGGTAATCAATGTTGAAATATTTATCTATTCATTATTACTTATTGTTCTATTACAAACCTCAATTTGGGTGCAATCGTACATCATCTCCCAAACCGGGCGGCCAAAGCGATCGGAGTTGTTGGCCAGTCCGAAGGATTCGGCATTGAGGGGTTTCCGACAGGCACGGCAAATTGATTCCATCACCAGCACTTGTTATGTGGCTGCCCACCAGTTTCGATTGAATAAccgcaaaacttttttttttaagatatccagaaaatcttttAATTTGCCACTAAAATGCGGAGAAAGTGGAGAAAGTATTGTTTACAAAACGGTCACTTCCAGTTCCACACTGAATCAAATCCTCCACTATcagtacactgaaaaccaaaactacccaaaagtgggttgtttgcactcaaaaccgtgatTTGGGCgatttgggccaataacccaaatttgagtaaaatgactcttctggcactaggtagtttgcctttaatcccatgttaacaatttacccaaagctgagtttaatttatccaaagcggaccttgatcaacccaaaatagagaatattgaatttactcaaatttgggttataaggctgagcaacctcggtgaggtgtttgcatcttgctttagttttgatagcaatcatgggaaagaaagggaaaactacccaaatttgggaaaattttttctgcgatgttctcaatagtgcgtatattTGAAGACCGGCGCAATACAAAACGAACACGAGACGATCAACTTTCCGAGGACTTGAGAGAAGACAATAAAACAAACGTGTGTACTCTTTAGCAGTCAAACACAAAGTAATTATTTATTCATACAGAACAGAAATATAGAACGCGAGAAGCGTTAAGTGTTGCCAGAAAGGCTGAACataacctgagacgagacctgcaaagacgctgcttcttttctcttgttttgacacttgttcttcttttcatcacagttgaccatcgagtttcaactgtttacttgactgtttcacctaagccccaggtggacccttctgagcacaataaaagtgtatccaattcacgaaatagttaattcatttttataaggatttttataccgggaacaaaacacaggtttattactgattattaacaagctaaacggaaggtttgTGTGGTAGTTATGATTGATATTATGATTTCGGGCTTTAATATTTCCATTGCGTTCAACATTTTGGCGAAACgcgtttcaaaaataattttatggaaTTAATATACACTGTAAACTCGAcaatacccattaaagagttGAAAAGACCCATTTTTTCATGATATATGgagctgtcaaaataatgggtactttgaaatttttgataatgtgTACTTTTACCTCATTTGGGAGTTAAAAgattttacccattaatgggtgaaaatcTACTTAATTTTTTTGTGTCAACCAAATCGAGAGGAAAAGCAGAGAAGCTGAACGTGCTGTACGAGGTTTCGTGTGGATTGAATGTAAGTTTTATTTTCGCTCAATTTAGTTTTTTTGCGTTATTAAAGGGAATTAAATTATTTGGTATTGCAGCTAACGgtgtttcaatttgttttgttaaattatGGTCGTCGGGGAACAAAACAAATCATCACCAGACAGGATGGGATTCCGCCTCTATACTTCTGTACCGCCGTATACAAATGTTGGGGCCACACAGGATTTGTTTCGCGATGAATGATGAAGCCCTGTATCCACCGCATACCTGTAAACCGCTGGATCTGGTGATGAAAAAGGAGCCTCTTTGGCGGATTTTTTGGAATCGTCTTCTAGTCAGATCATATTTATACTGTTGGGAAAGTGAAAGTGAGATCCCAATCCATCAGTGCAAAAACGATACACACATGTTATAGTTCATGTATATCATTATGCCGTTCATAAAtacttttaataaaaaatacggTTATATTCCCCATAAATAATTTCTTTTACTATTCGATTGATGGAATATTTAATTCTTGTAGCTGTTTCTGAAAACAATAAGGGGTGAATTTTACCCATTGTCCAGGAACGCTGTTGCTCATTAGTGGGTAAAAATCACTCGTTAGTTTGACGTACAAacggtttactcattaatgaataaacgacgtttactcttttaatgagttgaactatttaacttcataatgggtatttttttacccattaaagagtactttggtggcacagtgtaTTGAATGAAAGtgaattttgtttcattttgaCTTGTTTACTTTATGTGTGTATTCTATAAATTGAAACATtgaattggcgctttgatgttgcatgaagaagaagaagcagaaagatgataatcgaaaaaatctaaaCCATACGaatatttttattcgaattttatcttctcaaaaattctaaaagcaatttaattaaaaagtcCAAGCAGTACTGGACTTCTACTGTTTAATTAAACACAATTGTTTATtcggaatttttgagaagagttttaaaaacttcttcgtatggtttcccgcggagattttttcgattatcatctttctgcttcttcttcttcatgcaacatcaaagcgccaattgatTATTGGTGATGACGATAAACAAAACAATGACGAAAATAAGTTCCCGAAAGATTTGAACGAAAGCATTCGGCTTCATTCGGGTCGAATTGCACTCGAAGTACCTTTAAGAAGATCGGTTCGACTTTGGGTTGGTGATGAGAAAGAGTTCAGTTATTTAAGCATCGTTGTGGAGTACAGTCGTTGCTGTTGGTAATCGATCGAGGCTTGCCACTTCGATCGATTCACCACAATGGCGTGGTAATTGCTCCCAATAAAAGCTCGGAAGTTTTGTTTTCGTAATCAGTTTTTGCTACGTTTTACATTCGGTTGGTAAGTTGTGGGTTAAAAGATTGTATGATACGAATGACACAAActgcaaaaaataaatcaaagcaTAACAGGAAAGAACGAAGGAGAAACCACAATCGAAAAGACGAAAGCATGAAATGAGAATCTCTGGTAGGCTCCCCGGCGGAAGGACGGAGGAGTAGGCCAGAAGATTGCtttgctttaaaaaaaagtttaaatgaAAGGAACCTTCGGTAGGCTCTCCGACGGAAGGGCGGAGGAGTAGGCCGGAAGATTACAATGTTTTAGAAGAATGAAAACACAGGATGATAATAAAGAAAGACgaagaaatggaaaaatataaagAGAGCAAAGAAGTAATATCTGGAAAGATGATGAAAGTAAAAATTTGTTTACTcccgatataaaaaaaaatatactgtAGTGAATGTAGTAGTGAATGATGATAACTTGGATTATTTTATACACAGagcaaaaaaaagttgggatttCTACATTTTCTACTTTTCATTTCAAGAGTAAGGGAAAATTGGTGTTTTGAGTAATACAatgtttgaattgaaagaaaaatatttgaactGAATGCTTTTATCTCAgtgaaaaattgtgatttttacagtgagagcaatcaaaacaaaaattgtaaaataatcAAACTTACTACCATGTTTCATATTTCTGGCAACCATGACAACAAGAAAAAAGATTAACTGGCAGCTCATGACGATCTGTCAAGTTGGAAATTTGgagaaacgaaaaatgtttgtttatttACCAAATTGTAATAGCCCGGCCAACACGAGCCACTTTTTGCTGGCCGCTCTTTTGTGCGATAGCGAACGAAATCTTCGCTAAACCATATCCAAGGAGGACGAGCACGTTGCAACGGTGGATACGAATAAAAATTCCGTAAGTTTGAGCCCATAAACTACATTTTAATGTAAAGAGAAATTTCTCGACTtagattttgttttgaaatttatgCTTGCGTTTTCAGATAGACTCCAACTCCGACACTACACACTTAACCAGCATTTCAATGTTCGGTATTTCGTTTGCTGAGTTTCAACtgtaaaatttcttttttactgAAATACACGTTTTTTAGTAGACTTCCAATGATTGTCAGTAATAAATTCCCGAGTTTCGGTAAAAAACTATGTTAATCGCTCTGACGTTTACTTATTTTTACTGAACAAATCATTAAATTCGTAAATTGCTGAACTGCACAAAAAGTCAGCACATATCAACcggtgaaaatgaaaatttaccgacaacctagttatttgaaaatactgaacgCAATTGTAGAGCCCTTTGCTGTTGTTTACTTGGTTATTTAccattttggaaattattttgtc comes from Armigeres subalbatus isolate Guangzhou_Male chromosome 2, GZ_Asu_2, whole genome shotgun sequence and encodes:
- the LOC134213781 gene encoding cyclin-dependent kinase 11B-like, producing MESICRACRKPLNAESFGLANNSDRFGRPVWEMMYDCTQIEVTTEDNFPSSLCLRCLRLLETSYEFLMMCRESMEFFLATMKSDSSNIPVDIQAVASTTADNKDPPSSSESDKPTNTNSQYFTTLKHEIKEEPAEEQSESENYSTDDDSLLTPLKTEREAPAQKKSRIERYQKMKEKRARTSERYQEMKEKNRARTSAWRASRTPEQIMAEREKNRLRTAQRREAKRNSAQGLERERLENRLRTAMWRAKRTPEELQADREKDRERRAMSRKIWKEESSS